A genomic region of Glycine max cultivar Williams 82 chromosome 15, Glycine_max_v4.0, whole genome shotgun sequence contains the following coding sequences:
- the LOC100809759 gene encoding protein ROLLING AND ERECT LEAF 2 produces the protein MGCVLSSIDEDENIRKCKERKRAIKQLVKIRGEFSDSLLAYLKALRNTGATLRQFTESDSIEFETASNGIAEPASPSHHLPASPLRPPPRPPFLADKNTVNEDEILENADSNVPPLLIDSSLSSIGLFRSTDRREIVESIEEDNWEETKTEFEDEEAEAEAAAIAERLRRGKQKLIEPVDENSSAMSLYRKETTAMPVAVGRSGKTLEAIGKELDDHFLKASGCIKEIAVILDISGGDTLLRQNSGHLDRKRGNSAKVFSVLSWSRYSKSPPSTKDGAEFSGRSEPCKPGAHCATLKKLYAAEKKLFKALKEEGIVALEFDRKSMLLRKQEDENLDVVKIDKTRSSVDKLESDLISLRQCISDTTSSILEMIDEELLPQLVALTAGLTQMWRTMHESHKAQALISQHLSNLSDNHNMILNSEYHHQATIQFETEASYWYNSFCKLVKFQREYVRTLYEWIKLAESLKDSNECSNHSSILAICDQWERGLNESPDKETSEAIKSLVSCIRSITGQQIQEDNILKRLEKLDRKFQKCLNSLAEMQQRIDGDMADTSPRHPIHLKKTETEALKKQVESAKANYLDAVQYSRAMTLDHLQKTLPPLFQSLMEFSNASAQAIEAINTTGKPVE, from the exons ATGGGGTGTGTTTTGTCAAGTATTGATGAGGATGAGAACATTCGCAAGTGCAAGGAAAGGAAGAGGGCGATTAAGCAGTTGGTGAAGATTAGAGGGGAGTTTTCTGATTCCCTATTAGCTTATTTGAAAGCATTGAGGAACACTGGTGCTACCCTTAGGCAATTCACTGAGTCTGATTCGATTGAGTTTGAAACTGCCTCTAATGGCATTGCTGAGCCGGCTTCTCCATCTCATCATCTGCCTGCATCCCCTCTGCGGCCGCCACCACGGCCTCCTTTTCTTGCTGACAAGAATACGGTGAACGAAGATGAAATACTAGAGAATGCCGACAGCAATGTGCCTCCGCTGCTAATTGACTCAAGTTTGAGCTCGATAGGGCTGTTTCGAAGCACTGATAGAAGAGAAATAGTAGAATCAATAGAGGAGGATAATTGGGAAGAAACCAAAACAGAATTTGAGGATGAAGAAGCAGAAGCAGAAGCTGCTGCAATTGCTGAAAGATTGCGTAGGGGAAAACAAAAGTTGATTGAACCAGTTGACGAAAATTCCTCTGCTATGAGTTTGTACAGAAAAGAAACTACAGCTATGCCTGTGGCGGTTGGTAGAAGTGGGAAAACATTGGAGGCTATAGGTAAAGAGCTGGATGATCATTTCCTGAAAGCATCTGGATGTATAAAGGAAATTGCTGTTATTTTAGATATCAGTGGAGGAGATACACTTCTACGGCAGAATTCTGGGCATCTTGATA GGAAGAGAGGCAATTCTGCAAAGGTCTTCAGTGTACTATCATGGAGTAGGTATTCAAAATCACCCCCATCCACCAAAGATGGTGCTGAATTTTCTGGTCGTAGTGAACCATGCAAGCCTGGAGCTCATTGTGCcacacttaaaaaattatatgcagCAGAGAAGAAACTTTTCAAGGCATTAAAG GAGGAGGGAATTGTTGCATTGGAGTTTGACAGGAAGTCCATGTTATTGCGTAAACAAGAGGATGAGAATCTTGACGTGGTCAAGATTGACAAAACTCGATCAAGTGTTGATAAGTTGGAGTCCGATTTAATAAGCCTAAGGCAGTGCATCAGTGACACAACTTCATCAATTTTGGAAATGATAGATGAGGAGCTTTTACCCCAGCTGGTTGCATTAACTGCAGG GTTGACACAAATGTGGAGGACAATGCATGAGTCCCATAAAGCCCAAGCACTCATCTCCCAGCATTTGAGTAACCTCAGTGATAATCATAACATGATACTAAATTCGGAATATCATCACCAGGCTACTATTCAATTTGAGACTGAGGCTTCTTATTGGTATAATAGCTTTTGCAAACTTGTAAAATTTCAACGGGAGTATGTGAGGACCCTCTATGAGTGGATTAAGCTTGCTGAAAGCCTCAAGGATAGTAATGAATGTAGCAATCATTCTTCTATTCTTGCCATTTGTGATCAGTGGGAGCGTGGGCTTAATGAGTCACCTGACAAG GAGACCTCTGAAGCAATAAAAAGCCTTGTGTCATGCATCCGTTCCATAACTGGCCAACAGATTCAGGAAGATAACATTCTGAAAAGGTTAGAAAAACTCGATAGGAAATTCCAAAAATGCTTGAACTCCTTGGCTGAGATGCAGCAAAGAATTGATGGAGATATGGCTGATACAAGCCCCAGGCATCCAATACATCTTAAGAAAACTGAAACCGAAGCCCTTAAGAAGCAAGTGGAAAGTGCGAAAGCAAATTATTTGGATGCTGTTCAGTATAGTAGGGCCATGACCCTAGATCACCTCCAAAAGACACTTCCCCCTCTCTTCCAGTCACTGatggagttttcaaatgcttcaGCTCAGGCTATTGAGGCTATCAATACCACAGGAAAGCCAGTAGAGTAG